A single region of the Lycium barbarum isolate Lr01 chromosome 2, ASM1917538v2, whole genome shotgun sequence genome encodes:
- the LOC132627788 gene encoding uncharacterized protein LOC132627788 produces MAISDTVVGNLTTLYLLVIAAMKAYGLMTGQSYSGVFVLIVSTAVVGSVLILSLTWDVSRKAKYALTRHHHHHPSQHNNNQPRHHSDEFCRGGICWHGVAVRSPASQVRFRLPQHHPN; encoded by the coding sequence ATGGCGATTTCAGACACAGTTGTAGGGAATTTAACAACGTTGTACCTGTTGGTTATAGCAGCAATGAAGGCATATGGATTGATGACTGGACAGAGTTACAGTGGAGTTTTTGTGCTAATTGTATCGACAGCAGTGGTAGGAAGTGTATTGATTTTGAGTCTGACGTGGGACGTGTCACGTAAAGCTAAGTATGCTTTGacacgtcatcatcatcatcatccgaGTCAGCATAACAACAACCAGCCACGTCATCATTCAGATGAGTTTTGTCGAGGTGGCATATGTTGGCATGGTGTTGCTGTTAGATCTCCAGCTTCTCAGGTTCGGTTTCGGCTTCCTCAGCACCACCCGAATTAG
- the LOC132627790 gene encoding uncharacterized protein At2g23090 — MGGGNGQKAKMAREKNAEKMKAQKGSQLEANKKAMNIQCKVCMQTFICTTSEVKCREHAEAKHPKADVYACFPHLKK; from the exons ATGGGCGGAGGCAATGGCCAGAAAGCAAAGATGGCTCGTGAAAAGAACGCTGAAAAGATGAAAGCTCAAAAGG GAAGCCAGCTTGAGGCGAACAAAAAGGCCATGAATATCCAG TGCAAGGTGTGCATGCAGACATTCATTTGCACCACTTCTGAAGTTAAGTGCAGAGAACACGCTGAGGCGAAGCATCCCAAAGCTGATGTGTATGCATGTTTCCCTCATCTCAAGAAATGA